The Paenibacillus tianjinensis genome has a window encoding:
- a CDS encoding DJ-1/PfpI family protein, producing MKLAFILFDGMTFLDFSGFYDVIRRLGQSDTGKGLEWDICGITDEVTDEMGLTMKISRVMPDLSAYDLVFVPGGLGTRKLRHDEVFINWLRGAAAAPYKVSVCTGSLLLGAAGFLHGSSATTHPSAYDLLEPYCRSVIKARIVQDGNVITGGGVSASIDLGLYLLSLLAGEEAMLAVKQQIDYPYIIEGIVKKQ from the coding sequence GTGAAGCTCGCCTTTATTCTTTTTGACGGGATGACATTTCTGGATTTCTCCGGTTTCTATGATGTGATCCGCAGGCTGGGACAATCCGATACTGGAAAAGGTCTGGAATGGGATATATGCGGCATTACGGATGAGGTCACTGATGAGATGGGTCTGACAATGAAAATCAGCCGTGTAATGCCGGATTTATCGGCATATGATCTGGTTTTTGTGCCGGGCGGACTCGGAACAAGGAAGCTCCGTCATGACGAAGTATTCATAAACTGGCTGCGCGGTGCAGCAGCAGCTCCTTATAAAGTATCCGTGTGCACAGGTTCGCTGCTGCTGGGTGCCGCTGGTTTCTTGCACGGGTCCAGCGCTACAACACATCCCTCTGCTTACGATTTGCTGGAGCCTTACTGCCGAAGTGTAATAAAAGCGCGTATCGTTCAGGATGGCAACGTTATAACTGGCGGCGGGGTATCGGCTTCAATCGATCTGGGCTTGTATCTACTGTCGCTGCTGGCAGGAGAAGAGGCAATGCTGGCTGTAAAGCAGCAGATTGACTATCCATATATTATTGAAGGTATAGTTAAGAAACAATAA